The Patescibacteria group bacterium genome contains the following window.
ATATACTTTATCTATTGAAGAATTATATTCAAACCAAACGTCGGTGCTGACGTTGTTTGGATTTACCATAGCGTTTAATATCGCTGAAGTCAGACCGACATTGGTAGCCTCAAGAGTGGAGACATTAGGACCAAGAGAGCTTGTGCCACTGGCAAAAGTTGTAGTAAACGAAAGCGTGGTGCCATAAGCGATACTATTGGAATTTTGCGCCACTACCCTAAAGTAGTAAGTGGTGTTTGGCAAAAGATTTAATATGCTTGAGGAAATATTGTAATTGAAGTTGCCTGAACCGACAGACTGAATAGAAGAAGACAGGGGCATAGAGCTCGGAGAGTTGCCGTATTCAAACCAAGCATTCGTGAACGAACCATTAGGATTAACAGTGGCATTTAGAGTAGCTGTATCTCTAGAGATACCTGAAGCGAAGTTTGTAGTAACAATAGGCGCTGAAATTCCTCCCCCGCCACCTCCTCCGCCATAGAAGCCGGTAGTGAAAGACAGAATATTGCCATAATTAGTGCCGGCTGAATTTCGCGCCACCGCCCTGAAGTAATAAGTGGTGTTTGAAGAAAGACCGTATATATTTACAGAAGTGTTTACACCGAAACTGCCAGAACCGATATTCTGCGAATTGGTAGTTAGACTAAAGAAACCGCTGGAAGTGCCATACTCAAACCAAACAGCAGTTAAGTCGTTGTTAGGACTTACTACGGCATTTAATACGGCTGAATCACTCAAGATATTTGTCGCGCCGTTAGTTGATACTGTCGGCGAACTTATATTTGTACCTCCGCCTCCGCCTCCAGAGAAACTGGTTGTAAAAGATAAAACATTACCATAACTGGTGCCGGCAGAATTCTGCGCCACTGCTCTGAAATAATAAGTAGTATTTGAAGAGAGGCCTGATACCCCCGCAGAAACATTCAGACTTGAAGTCCCCCCGCCAATACTCTGAGATGAACTCATATTAGAAAGCGATCCGGGAGATGCGCCATACTCAAACCAAACATTTGTATTTGAACCATTAGGATTAACAGTGGCATTTAGAGTAGCTGAGCTTGTAGAGATGTTTGTAGCTGTTGTAGTGTTCACAATAGGCGCACTAGCTTGAGGCTGACTGACACTGCCCACTAACGCTCTGAAGACGACATGACCTTGAGTTGCCCAACCCGGAGCGATGCTTCCTATATTTAGCCCTGAGCCCACCACCTCACTGCCGTTCTGCCCCAAAGGGAGTGCTTGCGCGATAAGAGTCTGGTTCGGGTACCATTTTACAGAACCGGGGATGAAGGTAAGAGTCTGTGCTGAAGTTAAGTTAAGAGATACGCTTCCACTCGCCTGACCGCCGGCGCTGTCTGTGATAACGACAGGGATATTAGCGCTAGTGAAAGTGCCGGACGGAAGTGTGGACCTAAGAGTGACATTGTTTGCCGTCTGACTGCCGGTGTTATGGTAATAGATATCAAAGCTCACTATCTCACCCTGGTTAGCAGAGGCCGAAGATGTCCAGCAAGTGGAACAGCCTGGATTTTTCGTATAATTTGATATCCTGAAAGTCGGATTATCTTGCGGATCATTATTAAAAGTAGAAGCAAGCGCGCCATACATAGGAGCGAAAACAACAATCAAAGCCACTACTGCCAAAAGAGCTGATTTTATTTTATTGTTTATAATTTTATTATACATATTTTTATTGATTATATTTATAATTTTTTACTCATTTTTAAGTTTTTAATCCGCCGTGGCGGATTAAAAACTTAAAAATGAGTCCCTTCCTGCACTGTATAGATAATATCCATGCAGTACAGGAAGAGACATTCTACTTAAAACTAAATCAAACTAATTGCCAGGAACTGACGCCGGTCCATTTGGCGGTTCTGGTCCGGGTTCTGTTGGAGGACTTGATCCCGGTCCTCCAGATGAAACACTGCCCGATTGGCGTGCATTATGGTAGCTAATACCACTGATTGCGCCGACAGTGCCACCAAAAAGGCCAGCGACCGCTTTACACGTTGGGTCTGAGTCCTTGTCTATAATGCCATAAGCACTAAGACCAGTACCGACAGCCATGGAACCCCATCCTACAGGATTAGCGATATTCGCCAACCCAAAAGTAAGGAAGAATCCTCCTGTACCTGAAGCGATAGTGCCCTTCCCAATGCAGTTTCTGTCAGTTAAGAACCAGAAAGTTCCTCCTTCTCTTTTACCGGCAATATTTATCGCCACTGCCTGATAAAAGTATCGGGAATTTGCATCCAGGTTAGTAAGCTTGGACTCCACCAGTCCGCCATTTGCATATTGAGGTCTTGTGGCAAACTTATTATTACCGCCATCTCTCCAATATACAAACCAAGCGATTGCTTGATCTTTGGAAGTGACGACGCCTTGAAGGATAGCCTCCGAAGAAGTTACTCCGGCTGGAGGCAATGTCTCCACCTCAAGAGAAACAGCGGGCAACTCTACCCTCAATGCTTCACCGCTTAGCAACGTGACTCCGTTTGCACAACTGCAAATACGAAGCACCTTACCAGTGGTATCAACTACAAGCACAGTCCCAAGAGGAAGAGTCCCTTTCACCCACTTACCGCCCTTTTGTTCAACCTTTAAAAGCTTATCCTGTTTGAGTCTTACGAGAAACTCCTTACCGGAATCATACCCGCGATCCGGATCAACAGGATTTCTTCCTAAATGGATATAATTAGCCTGCCTGCCCGGATCAGACACAGGGTCATCCTTAGGGCAAACAGTATTATCTCCATCATGATGAACAATGGCATTTTTTGCGGCATCCTCTACATCATAAGGCGCATATTTACCATACGCCTCAGGCGGCGGACCGCTATATTGGAATAGCTCTTTTTGACTGGCGCAACCAGCCAACAAAGCTATCACCGCCAACGACAAACATACTGCCAAATTCACGCCTTTCATTTATGCCTCCTGTCATTTTTAAGGCAGAAAATAGCCTGCCAATTAGTTATTCAATCTATTAAAGAACTGCTTCTAGATACTAGACTATACGCTTCTTACTCAAAATCGTCAACATCTTGTTGATAACATTTTAAACCCTCCTTATCATGTTATTTTTTGCTCTATTTTTACTTATCATCTATACTTTAAAAGTATGAGAATACTTGCCATTGAAACGAGTTGTGATGAAACAGCAATAAGCATTATTTATGCGAAAAGAACTCCCTCTTCAGGTCGGGAAAACGGAAAAAGCGCAAGCCATAAACCTTCCATTAAATATAGACGGCCACAAGTCAAAATCCTTTCAAATATCGTTTCATCGCAAATAAAACTTCACGCCAAGTGGGGTGGCGTTGTCCCGAATCTCGCGCGCCGCGAACATGAGAAAAATCTAATCCCAGTCCTAAAAAAAGCGCTAAAAGAGGCAAAAATACTAGACATCTCCTCCAGGGACTCACCTTGGACAGGTTTCCAAGGTGTCACCTTGAGGAAAATACTGGAACGCGAACCAGAACTGTTAAGACGATCACTAAAAGAATTTCCGAAGATAAAAACCCCAAAAGTGGACGCTATCGCCGTAACTTACGGTCCAGGACTTGAACCGGCTTTATGGGCTGGAATAAACTTTGCTAAAGCGCTAGCCTATCTTTGGAATAAACCCCTTATTCCTATAAATCATATGGAGGGACATATCCTCTCTGCTTTGCTCCCGCAAAATAGAGAAAGCACGAAGCACGAAGCACGAAGCACGAAAAAAAGTTTTCAATTTCCAGTTATCTCACTCTTAGTCTCGGGTGGGCACACCGAACTTGTGCTTATAAAAAAATGGCTTGATTATAAAATAATAGGAGAAACACGCGACGACGCTGTCGGCGAAGCCTTTGATAAAGTAGCGCGAATGTTAAACCTCGGATACCCAGGAGGACCAAAAATTTCTCACTTAGCAGAAAACTATAAGCCAACAGCTATAAGCTATAAGCTTAGCCTACCGAGGCCAATGATAAACTCAGGCGATCTTGATTTTTCTTTTTCCGGGCTTAAAACGGCTGTGCTTTATAAAATAAAGGAGTTAAAAGAAGCTAAAGATAGCGGAGCCAAGGATCACAAACTCAACAAAACAACGATATCGTCAATTTGCCATGAATTCCAAGAGGCTGTCGTAGATGTCCTCGTGTCTAAGACAATAAATGCCGCTAAAAAATATAAAGCCAAAACGATAATAATAGGCGGAGGAGTAGCTTCAAATACAAGACTAAGGGAACGGTTAAAAGAATCTTCGGCTGAAAACTCTGTGGATTTAATACTCCCGCCAAAAGAACTCTCCACGGATAATGCCGTCATGATAGCCATGGCGGCTTATCTAAGGATAATTGGAGTAAAAAATCCGGCTATTAAAGATATTTCCAAACTCAAAGCTAACGGAAATCTTAGACTTAGATAAACTACCTGCCTATCCCTTTATAGCTAATACCGGCTTTAATAAAAGCTTCTTTATCTAGGCAATTGCGCCCATCCACAACGATACGCACGCCTTTTTCTACCAGATATTCCGGATCAATCTCTTTGAAAACATTATGAGCCGTAGCAACAACCACCGCCTTTGCGCCGCAAATAGCACTAGAAAGACTCTCCGCAGAAGAAATAAAAGGATCATACGAAGAAACTGAGAGTCCGGCATCTTTAAGATGTTCTATTATTTTTACAGCCGGACTTTCTCTCATATCATCAATCTCCGGTTTATACGAGAGACCCAAGACAGCAATCTTAGTCCCTTCTGCCGGTATTTCATTTTTATTTAAGATATTTACAACTTGATCTGCTGTAAATTTAGGCATATTACTATTTATCCGGCGAGCTAAAGAAAGAAACTTATGATCAAAACCGCTTTTTTTTGCATACTCAATCAGATAATAAGGATCTACCGGAATGCAATGCCCGCCAACACCGCAACCCGGATAATGAGCCATAAAAGCAAACGGCTTTGTAGAAGCCCCTTCAATAACCCTAACTACATCAATATCAAGATGGTCAAATGACATAGCAAGTTCATTAACAAAGGCAATATTTATATCACGAAAAGAATTCTCTACCACTTTGACAGCCTCAGCTTCCCTAAGAGACCCCATACGTTTTATATTGCCGGAAATAATTGATTCATAAAATTCAACCGCCTTAATGAGACCGATATCATCCAAACTTCCGATTACACGATCTATGTTTTCTACACTCCATTTCTTATCACCGGGATTTATTCTCTCCGGGCAATGAACAAGGTAAAAATCATCTCCTCCTTTCAACCCGGAAGACTCTTCAAGTAACGGCAAGACGACCGTCTCTGAAACGCCAGGATTAACAGTTGATTCCAACACAACCAATTGTCCTTTCTTCAAAAAAGGACCGACACTTTTACATGTATTCTCTACGGGAGACAAATCGGGCATATTATCTTTATCAACCGGAGTAGGTACGCAGATTATAATAATATCTGCTTCATTAACTTTTCTAAAATCAGTAGTGGCTTCAATAGAATATTTTTTAAGATCTGCATCAATCTTTTCATCTTTAAATGGAGAAGTATTATTCTTTATGGAATTAATTTTTTTCTCATCAATATCTATGCCCATAACACGATACCCCTTCTTTCTGGATAATAAAGCAAGCGGCAAACCAACATAGCCTAAGCCGATAACTGCTATTGTCTTAGATTCTTTTTGCATATATTTTAATAAATTCTACCAATAAATAACATTAATATCAATAGAAAAATAATTTGAATTAAAGCGTTTTTCTGATATCATTTATTGTATGAACGAAAAACTATTAAGCCCTTACGACCCAAAAGAGACTGAGGGAAAAATTTATAAACTCTGGGAAGAGGGGGGTTTTTTTGCGCCCGAGGCGCATCAGCCAGAAGATGATAATCCGAATTCAAGAAAGTCCTTTACCATAGTATTACCTCCCCCTAACGTAACAGGCGTACTCCACATGGGGCATGCATTAAATTCCACAATCCAAGATATCCTAATAAGAAAAAAAAGGATGGAAGGATATAAAACACTCTGGCTACCGGGGACAGACCACGCCGGTATCGCCACCCAAAATGTAGTTGAGAAAAAATTAAAAAAAGAAGGCATCACCAGGCATGACCTTGGAAAGGAAAAATTTCTTGAGAAAGTCTGGGAGTGGAAAGAAGAATATGGCAACAAAATACTTGGACAACTCAAAGAACTCGGCGCATCATGCGATTGGTCTCGGACTCGCTTCACAATGGATGAAGATTATCAAAAAGCTGTTGAAAAAGCCTTCTTGGAATATTACAACAAAGGGCTTATCTACCAAGGAGAGCGCGTTATAAACTGGTGCAAAAGATGCCAAACATCACTCTCTGACCTTGAACTTGAATATGAGGAAGAAAAAGGTGTCTTATATTATATAAATTACCCGCTAAAAGACGACACGAGTAAATTTATAACTGTCGCCACAACAAGACCGGAGACAATGCTCGGTGACACAGCGGTGGCCGTATCCCCGAAAGACGACCGATATAAAGACCTAATCGGCAAAATGCTGATTTTACCGATTGCAGACAGAGAAATACCGATAATTGCCGATATCGCCATAGACAAAGAATTCGGGACAGGCGCTGTAAAAGTGACCCCTTCTCACAGTATCATTGACTCAGAGATTGGCGACAGGCATAACCTGCCAAAATTAAAGATAATAGATCCGTATGGAAAGATGACTAAAGAGGCTGGGGAAGAATTTGAGGGCCTATCAAGTAAAGACGCGAAGGAAAAAGTGATAGAAAAACTTAAAGCACTTAATCTCTTAGAAAAGTCTCTGGAACATACTCACCGCATATCAAAGTGCTATAGATGCAACTC
Protein-coding sequences here:
- a CDS encoding nucleotide sugar dehydrogenase, giving the protein MQKESKTIAVIGLGYVGLPLALLSRKKGYRVMGIDIDEKKINSIKNNTSPFKDEKIDADLKKYSIEATTDFRKVNEADIIIICVPTPVDKDNMPDLSPVENTCKSVGPFLKKGQLVVLESTVNPGVSETVVLPLLEESSGLKGGDDFYLVHCPERINPGDKKWSVENIDRVIGSLDDIGLIKAVEFYESIISGNIKRMGSLREAEAVKVVENSFRDINIAFVNELAMSFDHLDIDVVRVIEGASTKPFAFMAHYPGCGVGGHCIPVDPYYLIEYAKKSGFDHKFLSLARRINSNMPKFTADQVVNILNKNEIPAEGTKIAVLGLSYKPEIDDMRESPAVKIIEHLKDAGLSVSSYDPFISSAESLSSAICGAKAVVVATAHNVFKEIDPEYLVEKGVRIVVDGRNCLDKEAFIKAGISYKGIGR
- a CDS encoding valine--tRNA ligase → MNEKLLSPYDPKETEGKIYKLWEEGGFFAPEAHQPEDDNPNSRKSFTIVLPPPNVTGVLHMGHALNSTIQDILIRKKRMEGYKTLWLPGTDHAGIATQNVVEKKLKKEGITRHDLGKEKFLEKVWEWKEEYGNKILGQLKELGASCDWSRTRFTMDEDYQKAVEKAFLEYYNKGLIYQGERVINWCKRCQTSLSDLELEYEEEKGVLYYINYPLKDDTSKFITVATTRPETMLGDTAVAVSPKDDRYKDLIGKMLILPIADREIPIIADIAIDKEFGTGAVKVTPSHSIIDSEIGDRHNLPKLKIIDPYGKMTKEAGEEFEGLSSKDAKEKVIEKLKALNLLEKSLEHTHRISKCYRCNSVIEPQPSNQWFLKMKELAQKTKETLESEKVKFNDERWKKLSTDWLENIRDWCISRQIWWGHKIPLEGTDDVLDTWFSSALWPFATLGWPDKGSNDLKDFYPTQVLSTARDIINLWVVRMIFSGLEFMDETPPFTNIIIHPTVLAKDGRRMSKSLGTGVDPIDLINKYGADATRFGLIYQMMGNQDMKFDESHLLAGKKFANKLWNISRFVIQKVGDDFHYELPRENDPKSKNYDALDGADGDSLLKNLSETIELINKDIEEYNFGQALHALYNFIWHDFADKYIEISKSKDTKDVKIILSYTLVNILKLLHPFMPFITEEIWQNSPAKDTKPLIIQKWPA
- a CDS encoding DUF11 domain-containing protein, which translates into the protein MYNKIINNKIKSALLAVVALIVVFAPMYGALASTFNNDPQDNPTFRISNYTKNPGCSTCWTSSASANQGEIVSFDIYYHNTGSQTANNVTLRSTLPSGTFTSANIPVVITDSAGGQASGSVSLNLTSAQTLTFIPGSVKWYPNQTLIAQALPLGQNGSEVVGSGLNIGSIAPGWATQGHVVFRALVGSVSQPQASAPIVNTTTATNISTSSATLNATVNPNGSNTNVWFEYGASPGSLSNMSSSQSIGGGTSSLNVSAGVSGLSSNTTYYFRAVAQNSAGTSYGNVLSFTTSFSGGGGGGTNISSPTVSTNGATNILSDSAVLNAVVSPNNDLTAVWFEYGTSSGFFSLTTNSQNIGSGSFGVNTSVNIYGLSSNTTYYFRAVARNSAGTNYGNILSFTTGFYGGGGGGGGISAPIVTTNFASGISRDTATLNATVNPNGSFTNAWFEYGNSPSSMPLSSSIQSVGSGNFNYNISSSILNLLPNTTYYFRVVAQNSNSIAYGTTLSFTTTFASGTSSLGPNVSTLEATNVGLTSAILNAMVNPNNVSTDVWFEYNSSIDKVYRVTPVRSAGQSNYAIKVSAEVRDLLPNTLYDFRIVGKNLYGTNYGSQMSFFTSLGGVNVIRTGGLPSIFTKPAYSITSNSAILDASVNPNNSATNVWFEYGASAGLLGSKTTFRNAGMGNNYVDSPIIAQGLLPNATYYYRPVAQNSAGISYGVVNSFTTGGIKLSIPATTPVVKAFRPLLVRFEVDKSEVNVEGKLKYLIVIKNENDSSVKIVQLSLGMPENIEIVDYDIPLSNGDDSGILSANLGTLGGGEEIVKTVTGRVRTNAKVGDVLTAIASVNYQDTSGSSQPIISLSASSVVGDGFGLGASIFDALKTLSFSSWLILILIVTLAVISVLLIKAKRIINLK
- the tsaD gene encoding tRNA (adenosine(37)-N6)-threonylcarbamoyltransferase complex transferase subunit TsaD; translated protein: MRILAIETSCDETAISIIYAKRTPSSGRENGKSASHKPSIKYRRPQVKILSNIVSSQIKLHAKWGGVVPNLARREHEKNLIPVLKKALKEAKILDISSRDSPWTGFQGVTLRKILEREPELLRRSLKEFPKIKTPKVDAIAVTYGPGLEPALWAGINFAKALAYLWNKPLIPINHMEGHILSALLPQNRESTKHEARSTKKSFQFPVISLLVSGGHTELVLIKKWLDYKIIGETRDDAVGEAFDKVARMLNLGYPGGPKISHLAENYKPTAISYKLSLPRPMINSGDLDFSFSGLKTAVLYKIKELKEAKDSGAKDHKLNKTTISSICHEFQEAVVDVLVSKTINAAKKYKAKTIIIGGGVASNTRLRERLKESSAENSVDLILPPKELSTDNAVMIAMAAYLRIIGVKNPAIKDISKLKANGNLRLR